One Luoshenia tenuis DNA window includes the following coding sequences:
- a CDS encoding ABC transporter ATP-binding protein yields the protein MQLEVRGIDKRFGEHQVLKNVSFSAQSGQALGLLGRNGAGKTTTIRIIMQVFGADAGEILVDGVPIRQARVRIGYLPEERGLYPKKQILEQMVYLGVLRGMRAKQARAAALAWLKRLEMDAFATKALDTLSKGNQQKVQLAATLMHDPEIVILDEPFSGLDPVNAQLLKDVVGELLAAGKVVLFSSHQMSYVEEFCENIAILNGGHIVLGGNLRQIKRGYDRSTVLIQSPELARLEDYLKQNAQGLVLESRTMGEALACRLPGAQDKARLLALLAQSGLEVDGFAVYEPTLNDIFVQYTEEGL from the coding sequence ATGCAACTGGAGGTCAGAGGCATCGATAAGCGCTTTGGCGAGCATCAGGTGCTGAAAAACGTATCCTTTAGCGCCCAAAGCGGGCAGGCGCTGGGGCTTTTAGGGCGCAATGGCGCGGGAAAAACCACGACCATCCGCATCATCATGCAGGTGTTTGGCGCGGATGCCGGAGAGATACTGGTGGATGGCGTCCCCATCCGCCAGGCGCGGGTGCGCATCGGTTACCTGCCGGAGGAACGGGGGCTCTACCCCAAAAAGCAGATTTTAGAGCAGATGGTCTACCTGGGCGTGTTGCGCGGCATGCGGGCAAAGCAGGCCAGGGCAGCGGCGCTGGCCTGGCTCAAGCGTTTGGAAATGGACGCCTTTGCCACAAAAGCGCTGGACACCCTCTCCAAAGGCAACCAGCAAAAGGTGCAGCTGGCCGCCACGCTGATGCACGATCCGGAGATCGTCATTCTGGACGAACCCTTTTCAGGGCTTGATCCGGTCAACGCCCAGCTGCTCAAAGACGTGGTGGGCGAGCTGCTGGCGGCGGGCAAAGTGGTGCTCTTCTCCAGCCATCAAATGAGCTATGTGGAGGAGTTTTGCGAAAATATCGCCATCCTAAACGGCGGCCACATCGTACTGGGCGGCAACCTGCGCCAGATCAAGCGGGGATACGACCGCAGCACGGTGCTGATCCAGTCGCCGGAGCTTGCGCGGCTGGAAGACTATTTGAAACAAAACGCGCAAGGGTTGGTGCTGGAGAGCCGCACGATGGGCGAGGCGCTGGCCTGCAGATTGCCCGGCGCACAGGATAAGGCGCGCCTTTTGGCGCTGCTGGCCCAAAGCGGCCTGGAGGTGGATGGCTTTGCGGTTTATGAGCCTACGCTGAACGACATCTTCGTGCAGTATACCGAGGAGGGGCTATGA
- a CDS encoding DUF4097 family beta strand repeat-containing protein, translating into MSPTQRTIKYIAMGLGLLLALGIISGILSAVVGVAGFFSDVQGSEQQMTTQIVRDFEDITSLDVSHAAGKLEIKSGETFRVEAFNVDEGRFTCQRRDDGTLYIQDESIYHAFNIFNWNFGGNATPSIVITLPAGTRLARASIHLGAGETQVEQLICDELKLECGAGSFRADRMAADKVDFSGGVGEIRIENMDFKDMTAKTGVGEVRLSGRLTGDSRVECGVGELRLNLADARSAYAISAKSGLGDIRIDGEKISGELGDSAGAPNRLRLQGGVGAIRVQFGQAADWQAN; encoded by the coding sequence ATGAGCCCGACACAGAGAACCATCAAATATATAGCCATGGGGCTGGGGCTTTTGCTGGCGCTGGGCATCATCTCGGGGATACTGAGCGCCGTAGTTGGCGTGGCCGGATTTTTCAGCGACGTGCAAGGGAGTGAACAGCAGATGACGACACAGATCGTTAGGGATTTTGAGGATATTACGTCTTTGGATGTTTCCCACGCGGCGGGTAAATTGGAGATCAAAAGCGGAGAGACTTTCCGCGTGGAGGCTTTTAACGTGGATGAGGGACGCTTTACCTGCCAGCGGCGGGACGACGGGACGCTGTATATCCAGGATGAGAGCATCTATCACGCATTTAATATTTTCAACTGGAACTTTGGCGGCAATGCTACGCCCAGCATCGTCATTACCCTGCCGGCCGGTACCCGGCTGGCCCGCGCCTCCATCCATTTGGGCGCGGGAGAGACGCAGGTCGAGCAGCTGATTTGCGATGAACTGAAGCTGGAGTGCGGGGCCGGCTCTTTCCGTGCGGATCGCATGGCCGCCGATAAGGTGGATTTTTCCGGCGGCGTGGGCGAGATACGCATCGAAAATATGGACTTTAAGGATATGACGGCCAAGACCGGGGTGGGAGAAGTGCGCTTAAGCGGCAGGCTGACCGGCGATAGCCGGGTGGAATGCGGCGTGGGCGAGCTGCGGCTGAACCTTGCGGACGCGCGCAGCGCCTATGCCATCTCCGCCAAAAGCGGCTTGGGCGATATCCGTATCGACGGGGAGAAGATCTCCGGAGAGCTGGGCGATAGCGCCGGGGCGCCAAATCGCTTGCGCTTGCAGGGCGGCGTTGGCGCCATCCGCGTGCAGTTTGGCCAGGCGGCGGATTGGCAGGCAAACTGA
- a CDS encoding LiaF transmembrane domain-containing protein, which translates to MKNRSGGILWGVVLIALGVIFIGNISGLWDFSLFFAGWWTLFILVPCLIGLIQHGPNAGNCGGLLVGALLLAAAQGWLSWQMMGKLILPLLLIVAGLALIFQNMFNRQARTVRSRHQGEIREYCAIFSGQKELYAQEEFKGADLTAVFGGIELDLRAAIIREDVTIQATSIFGGCDVWVPAGVKVKLSNTPIFGGAENKTNTVPAPDAPTIYINGFTLFGGLEVK; encoded by the coding sequence ATGAAAAATCGTTCTGGCGGCATTCTTTGGGGCGTGGTGCTAATCGCGCTAGGTGTGATCTTTATCGGCAATATCAGCGGATTATGGGATTTCAGCCTCTTTTTTGCGGGCTGGTGGACGCTGTTTATTTTGGTACCCTGCCTGATCGGGCTGATCCAGCATGGGCCTAATGCGGGCAACTGCGGGGGCCTTTTGGTCGGCGCGTTGCTGCTGGCCGCCGCGCAGGGGTGGCTCAGCTGGCAGATGATGGGTAAATTGATCCTGCCGCTGCTTTTGATCGTAGCGGGGCTGGCGCTGATCTTCCAAAATATGTTCAACCGCCAGGCGCGCACGGTGCGCAGCCGCCACCAGGGCGAGATTCGGGAATACTGCGCCATCTTCAGCGGACAAAAAGAACTATACGCCCAGGAGGAATTTAAGGGAGCGGATCTTACGGCTGTTTTCGGCGGTATTGAGCTGGACCTGCGCGCGGCCATCATCCGGGAGGATGTGACCATCCAGGCGACCTCTATCTTTGGCGGGTGCGATGTATGGGTGCCTGCCGGCGTCAAGGTCAAGCTGAGCAATACCCCCATCTTTGGCGGGGCTGAAAACAAGACCAATACCGTTCCGGCGCCGGATGCGCCCACGATCTACATTAACGGCTTTACGCTGTTTGGAGGCCTGGAGGTAAAATGA
- a CDS encoding tetratricopeptide repeat-containing glycosyltransferase, which yields MKIIVYAICKNEEKFVQGWVDTMAEADGIVVLDTGSTDGTVEKLRALGVRVTQEVIVPWRFDVARNRSLELVDEDADICICTDLDERFQPGWRKALERAWIPGTQQARYRYTWNFNPDGSEGVVFWIEKAHARKGFRWTHPVHEVLEYFGQAPMRQVKAVGMQLDHHADPGKSRGQYLPLLELSVAECPQDDRNMHYLGREYMFHGQWDKCIETLMRHLAMPTARWADERSASMRFIARSLQAKGQTDQARDWYLRAIAEAPHLREPYVELAQLLYTQKQWEGVVYMAECALAIAVRPDTYICEAAAWGSLPYDLASLGYYYTGQYEKALERVRLAVEAAPQDERLQGNLRLIEKKISG from the coding sequence ATGAAGATTATCGTCTATGCGATTTGTAAGAACGAAGAGAAATTTGTACAAGGCTGGGTGGATACCATGGCCGAGGCAGATGGGATCGTCGTGCTGGATACCGGTTCGACCGATGGGACGGTGGAAAAATTGCGGGCGCTGGGCGTCCGGGTGACCCAGGAAGTGATCGTTCCCTGGCGGTTTGATGTGGCGCGCAACCGCTCGCTGGAACTGGTGGATGAGGATGCGGATATCTGCATCTGTACTGACCTGGATGAGCGCTTTCAGCCGGGATGGCGAAAAGCGCTGGAGCGCGCGTGGATCCCTGGCACACAGCAAGCGCGCTACCGCTATACCTGGAACTTTAACCCCGATGGCAGCGAGGGCGTGGTGTTTTGGATCGAAAAGGCGCATGCGCGCAAAGGCTTCCGCTGGACCCATCCCGTACATGAGGTGCTGGAGTACTTTGGCCAGGCGCCCATGCGTCAGGTCAAGGCCGTAGGCATGCAGCTGGACCATCACGCAGACCCCGGCAAATCCCGCGGGCAATATCTGCCGTTGCTGGAGCTTTCTGTGGCCGAGTGCCCCCAGGATGACCGCAACATGCATTACCTGGGGCGGGAATATATGTTTCACGGCCAGTGGGACAAATGTATCGAAACCCTTATGCGCCATTTGGCTATGCCGACGGCCCGCTGGGCGGATGAGCGCAGCGCATCCATGCGCTTTATAGCGCGCAGCTTGCAGGCAAAAGGGCAAACAGACCAGGCGCGGGACTGGTACCTGCGCGCAATTGCCGAGGCGCCTCACCTGCGCGAACCCTATGTGGAGCTGGCCCAGCTGCTCTATACCCAAAAGCAGTGGGAAGGGGTGGTGTATATGGCCGAATGTGCGCTGGCCATCGCAGTACGGCCGGATACGTATATCTGCGAAGCTGCGGCCTGGGGCAGCCTGCCTTATGACCTGGCTTCTTTAGGCTATTATTATACCGGACAGTATGAAAAGGCGCTGGAGCGGGTGCGGCTGGCGGTAGAGGCCGCGCCGCAGGATGAACGGCTGCAGGGAAATCTGCGCCTGATCGAGAAAAAAATATCCGGTTAG
- the pflB gene encoding formate C-acetyltransferase encodes MEFNQWQGFRGEQWKQRIDVRDFIQANYTPYAGDASFLAGPTERTQALMKRLQNLLTVEREFGGVLDIDTTTVSSLTSYEPGYLDKENELIVGLQTNRPLKRGINPFGGIRMARAACQAYGYRLSDKIEDEFTYRTTHNDGVYRVYTSEMRKARKSGVITGLPDAYGRGRIIGDYRRVALYGIDALIAEKQKDKARIGENLMDVDNIRLSEELYQQINFLGKLKEMAAMYGIDISLPAANAKEAIQWLYFGYLGAIKEQNGAAMSLGRTATFIDIYLERDMAAGRLSEQGAQELMDDFVMKLRMARHLRTPEYNELFGGDPMWITESVGGMGEDGRTLVTKNSFRMLNTLYTLGPAPEPNLTVLWSPSLPEGFKDFCAKISIDTDSIQYENDEVMRPLYGDDYAIACCVSAMKVGKQMQFFGARCNLPKILLLALNGGHDPVSGLELGPQMPPYEGDQLEYGAVMDRFEQYLSWLCKLYVNTMNVIHYMHDKYAYEKTQMALHDTDVERFMAFGVAGLSVLADSLSAIRYAKVRPIRDAQGYICDFETTGEFPQYGNDDDRVDQMAVETLAKVSAELKKTPAYRGALHTLSVLTITSNVVYGKKTGATPDGRKKGEPFAPGANPMHNREKMGALASLNSVAKLPYDCCRDGISNTFSIVPSALGAGREAQSANLVAILDGYFTNRAHHINVNVLDRQKLIDAYENPEAYPNLTIRVSGYAVNFHKLSRDQQREVISRTFHAAL; translated from the coding sequence ATGGAGTTTAACCAGTGGCAGGGATTTAGGGGCGAGCAGTGGAAGCAGCGTATCGACGTACGCGATTTTATCCAGGCCAATTACACCCCTTATGCAGGGGACGCATCCTTTCTCGCCGGGCCGACGGAGCGCACGCAGGCCCTGATGAAACGGCTGCAAAATCTGCTGACGGTAGAGCGGGAGTTTGGCGGCGTGTTGGATATCGATACCACCACCGTCTCCTCGCTGACCAGCTATGAGCCCGGTTACCTGGATAAAGAGAACGAGCTGATCGTAGGCCTGCAGACCAACCGGCCCTTAAAGCGCGGCATCAATCCTTTTGGGGGCATCCGCATGGCGCGGGCGGCCTGCCAGGCCTATGGCTATCGCCTGTCTGATAAGATCGAAGACGAGTTTACCTACCGTACCACCCATAACGACGGGGTATACCGCGTCTATACTTCGGAGATGCGCAAGGCCCGCAAGAGCGGCGTCATCACCGGCCTGCCGGACGCCTACGGCCGCGGCCGCATCATCGGGGATTACCGCCGGGTAGCCCTTTACGGCATCGACGCGCTGATCGCCGAAAAGCAAAAGGACAAGGCCCGCATCGGCGAGAACCTGATGGATGTGGATAACATCCGGTTAAGCGAAGAGCTGTACCAGCAGATCAACTTTCTGGGCAAGTTAAAGGAGATGGCCGCCATGTACGGCATCGACATCAGCCTGCCCGCTGCCAATGCCAAAGAGGCCATCCAATGGCTGTACTTTGGCTATCTGGGCGCTATTAAAGAGCAGAACGGCGCCGCCATGAGCCTGGGGCGCACCGCCACCTTTATCGATATCTACTTAGAGCGGGATATGGCCGCCGGCCGCCTGAGCGAGCAGGGCGCGCAGGAGCTGATGGATGATTTCGTCATGAAACTGCGCATGGCCCGCCATCTGCGCACGCCGGAGTATAACGAGCTGTTCGGCGGGGATCCCATGTGGATCACCGAGTCGGTGGGCGGCATGGGCGAAGACGGGCGCACGCTGGTCACCAAAAATTCCTTCCGCATGCTCAATACCCTGTATACCCTGGGGCCGGCGCCCGAGCCTAACTTGACGGTGCTCTGGTCCCCATCCCTGCCGGAAGGATTCAAGGATTTCTGCGCCAAGATCTCCATCGATACCGATTCGATCCAGTACGAGAACGACGAGGTGATGCGCCCCCTGTATGGGGATGACTACGCCATCGCCTGCTGCGTTTCCGCCATGAAGGTGGGCAAGCAAATGCAGTTTTTCGGTGCCCGGTGCAACCTGCCCAAGATCTTGCTGCTGGCCTTAAACGGCGGGCACGACCCGGTAAGCGGGCTGGAGCTTGGGCCGCAGATGCCCCCCTATGAGGGCGACCAGTTGGAGTATGGCGCGGTCATGGACCGGTTCGAGCAGTATTTGAGCTGGCTGTGCAAGCTGTATGTCAATACCATGAACGTGATCCACTACATGCACGATAAGTACGCCTACGAAAAGACCCAGATGGCCCTGCACGATACGGATGTGGAGCGCTTTATGGCCTTTGGCGTGGCGGGCTTAAGCGTGCTGGCGGATTCATTAAGCGCTATCCGCTACGCAAAGGTGCGCCCCATTCGGGATGCCCAGGGGTATATCTGCGATTTTGAGACCACCGGCGAATTCCCCCAATACGGCAACGATGACGACCGGGTGGATCAGATGGCGGTAGAGACCCTGGCCAAGGTGAGCGCAGAGCTGAAAAAGACCCCCGCCTACCGCGGCGCGCTGCACACCCTGTCGGTATTGACCATTACCTCCAACGTGGTGTACGGCAAAAAGACCGGCGCCACCCCGGATGGCCGCAAGAAGGGCGAGCCCTTTGCCCCCGGCGCCAACCCCATGCACAACCGGGAGAAGATGGGGGCGCTGGCCTCCCTCAACTCGGTGGCCAAGCTGCCCTACGATTGCTGCCGTGACGGCATCTCCAACACCTTCTCCATCGTACCCAGCGCCCTGGGGGCCGGCCGGGAAGCGCAATCGGCCAACCTGGTCGCCATTCTGGACGGCTACTTTACCAACCGGGCGCATCACATCAACGTCAACGTGTTGGACCGGCAAAAGCTGATCGACGCCTATGAGAACCCGGAGGCCTATCCCAACCTGACCATCCGCGTTTCCGGCTATGCGGTCAACTTCCACAAACTCAGCCGGGATCAGCAGCGCGAGGTCATCAGCCGCACCTTCCATGCGGCGCTGTAA
- the pflA gene encoding pyruvate formate-lyase-activating protein, whose amino-acid sequence MEGLIHSIQTLGAVDGPGVRFVAFVQGCPLRCGYCHNPDAQPLTGGQAYTPQALFALASRYRSYFGRAGGVTLSGGEPLLQAPFAQAFFALCREGGIHTALDTSGCRLDEPVRGLLDETDLVLLDIKFTIEADYQRYAGCSLAAPLRFLDELTERNIPCWIRQVIVPTLNDDEGNIARLNALLAGHPNVRKVELLPFRKLCQTKYDALGLPFPFGHLPEAGPDKVAKLQEKVLLPHK is encoded by the coding sequence ATGGAAGGGCTGATCCATTCCATCCAGACCCTGGGCGCGGTGGACGGGCCGGGCGTGCGGTTCGTGGCCTTTGTGCAGGGCTGCCCGCTGCGCTGCGGGTACTGTCATAACCCGGATGCACAGCCCCTTACCGGCGGGCAGGCCTATACGCCCCAAGCCCTGTTTGCGCTGGCCAGCCGCTACCGCAGCTATTTTGGCCGGGCGGGCGGGGTCACCCTTTCGGGCGGCGAACCATTGCTGCAAGCCCCCTTTGCCCAGGCCTTTTTTGCCCTGTGCCGGGAGGGCGGCATCCACACGGCGCTGGATACCAGCGGCTGCCGTTTGGATGAGCCGGTGCGCGGGCTTTTGGATGAAACCGATCTGGTTTTGCTGGACATCAAGTTCACCATCGAGGCGGACTATCAGCGCTATGCCGGCTGTTCGCTTGCGGCCCCGCTGCGCTTTTTAGACGAGCTGACCGAGCGAAATATCCCCTGCTGGATACGCCAGGTGATCGTTCCTACCCTAAACGACGACGAGGGGAATATCGCAAGGCTCAACGCGCTCCTTGCCGGGCACCCCAATGTGCGCAAGGTGGAGCTGCTTCCCTTCCGGAAGCTGTGCCAGACCAAATACGATGCGCTGGGGCTGCCCTTCCCCTTTGGGCATCTGCCCGAAGCCGGGCCGGATAAGGTCGCAAAATTGCAGGAGAAGGTCCTGCTTCCCCATAAATAA
- a CDS encoding DUF3592 domain-containing protein, with protein MKRLSKASQKRWAALTVVLFAVAISICIYIARLQQYADWQMANGVVLQVERYTTGGKSPGSKRHHRIDYAYTVSGVGYTASDSYAGYDSDFAAGDQVEIWYDPGKPSLASFHKPHPGLDPYVPYFFAAPLVLGLLGRGRKTAQRKRRTRRKGSSA; from the coding sequence TTGAAACGGCTGAGCAAGGCATCCCAAAAGCGGTGGGCCGCGCTGACTGTGGTGCTTTTTGCCGTCGCGATTTCTATTTGCATCTATATTGCCCGGCTCCAGCAGTATGCGGATTGGCAAATGGCAAACGGCGTGGTTTTGCAGGTGGAACGCTATACCACTGGGGGCAAAAGTCCAGGCAGCAAGCGGCACCACCGCATCGATTACGCTTATACCGTTTCGGGGGTGGGATATACCGCCAGCGACAGTTATGCCGGCTATGACAGCGACTTTGCGGCGGGAGACCAGGTGGAGATATGGTACGATCCCGGCAAGCCTTCTCTGGCCTCTTTCCATAAACCCCATCCCGGGTTGGATCCCTATGTACCCTATTTTTTTGCAGCTCCGCTGGTCCTGGGCCTGCTGGGCCGGGGACGTAAAACAGCGCAAAGAAAAAGGCGAACGCGGAGAAAGGGTAGCAGCGCGTAA
- a CDS encoding cation diffusion facilitator family transporter, whose translation MIDFLVRKFVRDYDKVQDVRVRQRYGNLASCIGVLCNLLLFGGKFVVGTLFQSVAITADAVNNLSDAGSSLISLVSFRLSSRPADSGHPFGHARIEYIASMVVGILVLTLGVELIRSSIDHIAHPPAIEFSWVSVGVLAASILVKLWMFSYNRTLGKRIDSMVMQATATDSLSDVLATGAVLLSTIISPAIGFQLDGYMGALVALFIIVSGIRILKDTLNQLLGQMPDQELTNMIATKVLSYDGVLGIHDLMVHNYGPGRCFASAHVEVSSSVDILKSHDVIDNIERDFDTDCGIHLVIHLDPIVTDDERVNALRIKMEQIIRSIDPLLSMHDFRVVLGETHSNLIFDVSVPFACKKADDEITQAIYSAVSQMEGKCYAVVTIDHAYISETKGKTKMN comes from the coding sequence ATGATCGATTTTCTGGTGCGCAAATTTGTGCGGGATTATGATAAAGTGCAGGATGTGCGGGTGCGCCAGCGCTATGGCAACCTGGCCAGCTGCATTGGGGTGCTGTGCAACCTGCTGCTGTTTGGCGGCAAGTTTGTGGTGGGCACGCTCTTTCAAAGCGTGGCTATTACGGCGGACGCGGTCAACAACCTCTCGGATGCGGGCAGCTCGCTGATCTCGCTGGTCAGCTTTCGCCTATCCAGCCGCCCGGCGGACAGCGGCCATCCCTTTGGGCATGCGCGCATCGAATATATCGCCTCTATGGTGGTGGGGATACTGGTGCTGACGCTGGGGGTGGAGCTGATCCGCTCGTCCATCGATCATATCGCCCATCCTCCGGCCATCGAGTTCAGCTGGGTCAGCGTGGGGGTCCTGGCGGCCAGCATCCTGGTCAAGCTGTGGATGTTCTCCTACAACCGTACGCTGGGCAAAAGGATCGATTCGATGGTGATGCAGGCCACGGCTACCGACAGCCTCTCGGACGTGCTGGCCACCGGCGCGGTGCTGCTCTCTACGATCATCAGCCCGGCGATCGGCTTCCAGCTGGATGGTTACATGGGGGCGCTGGTGGCGCTGTTCATCATCGTATCGGGGATTCGCATCCTTAAAGATACCCTCAACCAGTTGTTGGGACAGATGCCGGATCAGGAACTGACCAATATGATTGCAACTAAGGTGCTTAGCTATGACGGGGTGTTGGGCATCCACGACCTGATGGTGCACAATTACGGCCCGGGGCGGTGCTTCGCCTCGGCGCACGTGGAGGTCTCCTCCAGCGTGGATATCCTGAAAAGCCATGACGTGATCGACAATATTGAAAGGGACTTTGATACCGACTGCGGCATCCATCTGGTGATCCATTTGGACCCGATCGTGACCGATGACGAGCGGGTCAACGCGCTGCGCATTAAAATGGAGCAGATCATCCGGAGCATCGACCCGCTGCTGTCCATGCACGATTTCCGCGTAGTGCTGGGGGAGACCCACAGCAACCTGATTTTTGACGTATCCGTGCCCTTTGCGTGCAAAAAGGCAGATGATGAGATCACCCAGGCGATCTATAGCGCGGTAAGTCAAATGGAGGGGAAGTGCTACGCGGTAGTCACCATTGACCATGCGTATATCTCCGAGACCAAGGGCAAGACCAAGATGAACTAA
- a CDS encoding TlpA family protein disulfide reductase, translating to MRKKRTIVGLLLALLLLVAACAPAGDGADLGALDALDLTGERVDASIFKEHKLTMVNIWATYCSPCISEMPTLGELNDAYAGQGFQVIGIVTDVLNRDGSLSMGQLQQARQIISATGADYRHLLPSESLDAAKLNAVSAVPETFFVNQAGRQVGPSYLGARDKAAWQAIIEEMLAGDIE from the coding sequence ATGCGCAAGAAGCGGACTATAGTAGGATTATTGCTGGCCCTGCTTTTGCTGGTAGCGGCCTGCGCGCCGGCGGGCGACGGCGCGGACCTGGGTGCGCTGGATGCCCTGGATTTGACTGGCGAGCGGGTCGACGCAAGCATTTTTAAAGAGCATAAGCTGACCATGGTCAACATTTGGGCGACCTATTGCAGCCCTTGCATCAGCGAGATGCCAACGCTGGGCGAATTGAACGATGCCTATGCCGGGCAAGGGTTTCAGGTGATCGGCATCGTGACGGACGTGCTGAATAGGGACGGCTCGCTCTCCATGGGCCAGCTGCAGCAAGCCCGCCAGATCATCAGCGCTACCGGGGCGGATTACCGGCATTTGCTGCCCTCCGAATCGCTGGATGCGGCCAAGCTGAACGCGGTTTCCGCAGTGCCGGAGACGTTTTTTGTGAATCAGGCGGGCCGGCAGGTGGGGCCGAGCTATCTGGGCGCGCGGGACAAGGCGGCCTGGCAGGCCATTATCGAGGAGATGCTGGCCGGGGATATAGAATAA
- a CDS encoding NAD(+) synthase, with amino-acid sequence MKDGFIKVATASPEIRVADCAYNAGQIVSAMQEASSKGAKLLVLPELCLTGYTCGDLFLQRALLDGALLALAQILRQTAQLEMITVIGLPIRSQGQLYNCAAVLYQGQLLGLVPKSHLPNYGEFYEQRHFSPAPEENRTFQWEGHEVPFGSKLLFRCNQLPEFTLGVEICEDLWVPIPPSGPLALAGATVICNPSASDETIGKAAYRRQLLCAHSAQLVCAYLYADAGEGESTTDMVFSGHCLIAENGTLLAQAQPFAPRLLLTEIDVQRLEGERRRLTSFGSEPAGYTVLPFDMRLSQTQLTREVSSFPFVPQDGPSRDARCESILAMQAAGLQKRLRHTAAHTAVIGISGGLDSTLALLVTCRAFDQLGRPRGEIIAVTMPGFGTTGRTYRNAQALCQRLEITLLEVNIASAVTGHFADIGQDPDLRDVTYENAQARERTQILMDIANQRQGLVIGTGDLSELALGWATYNGDHMSMYAVNTSIPKTLVRHLVAYAASQAGEALRSVLQDVLDTPVSPELLPAAQGQIVQKTEELVGPYALHDFFLYYAIRWAFPPAKVYRLARYAFAGAYDGKTILHWLRTFYRRFFAQQFKRSCLPDGPKVGSVTLSPRGDWRMPSDACAALWLDELERLTPQ; translated from the coding sequence ATGAAGGATGGTTTTATCAAAGTCGCTACCGCCTCGCCGGAGATCCGCGTGGCGGATTGCGCCTATAACGCAGGGCAGATCGTTTCCGCCATGCAGGAGGCATCCAGTAAGGGCGCAAAGCTGCTGGTGTTGCCAGAGCTGTGCCTGACCGGGTATACCTGCGGCGACCTGTTTTTGCAGCGCGCGCTGCTGGACGGCGCGCTTTTAGCGCTTGCCCAGATACTGCGCCAGACGGCACAGCTGGAAATGATAACCGTTATAGGCCTGCCCATCCGCAGCCAGGGGCAGCTTTACAACTGCGCGGCGGTGCTGTATCAGGGCCAGCTGTTGGGGCTGGTGCCCAAGAGCCATCTGCCCAATTACGGCGAGTTTTACGAGCAGCGCCACTTCTCCCCCGCGCCGGAAGAGAACCGCACTTTCCAATGGGAAGGGCACGAGGTGCCCTTTGGCAGCAAGTTGCTATTCAGGTGCAACCAGCTGCCGGAATTTACGCTGGGCGTGGAGATCTGTGAGGATCTATGGGTCCCCATCCCGCCATCGGGCCCGCTGGCCCTGGCCGGTGCCACGGTGATCTGCAACCCCTCGGCCAGCGATGAAACCATCGGCAAGGCTGCCTACCGCAGGCAGCTGCTGTGCGCCCACTCGGCCCAGCTGGTGTGCGCCTATCTGTATGCGGATGCCGGGGAGGGCGAATCCACTACGGATATGGTATTTTCCGGCCATTGCCTGATCGCCGAAAACGGTACGCTGCTGGCGCAGGCCCAACCCTTCGCCCCCCGTCTGTTGCTGACCGAGATCGACGTACAGCGCCTGGAAGGCGAGCGCCGCCGGCTGACCAGCTTCGGTTCTGAGCCGGCGGGCTACACCGTCCTCCCCTTTGATATGCGCCTTTCTCAGACCCAGCTGACCCGCGAGGTTTCATCCTTTCCCTTCGTCCCGCAGGATGGCCCCAGCCGGGACGCCCGGTGTGAAAGCATTTTGGCCATGCAGGCTGCCGGGCTGCAAAAACGCCTGCGCCACACGGCCGCGCACACCGCGGTGATCGGCATCTCCGGCGGGCTGGATTCCACACTGGCGCTGCTGGTAACCTGCCGCGCCTTTGACCAGCTTGGGCGCCCGCGCGGCGAGATCATCGCCGTGACCATGCCGGGGTTTGGCACCACCGGCCGCACCTACCGAAACGCTCAGGCCCTTTGCCAGCGCCTGGAAATCACCCTGCTGGAGGTCAATATCGCCTCCGCCGTAACCGGGCACTTTGCCGATATCGGCCAGGACCCTGACCTGCGGGATGTAACATACGAAAACGCCCAGGCCAGGGAGCGCACGCAGATACTGATGGATATCGCCAACCAACGCCAGGGATTGGTGATCGGCACGGGCGATCTGTCCGAGCTGGCGCTGGGCTGGGCCACCTATAACGGAGATCATATGTCCATGTATGCGGTCAACACCTCCATCCCCAAAACGCTGGTGCGCCACCTGGTAGCCTATGCGGCCTCCCAGGCCGGAGAGGCGCTGCGCAGCGTATTGCAGGATGTTCTGGATACCCCGGTAAGCCCGGAGCTGCTGCCCGCAGCGCAGGGGCAGATCGTCCAAAAGACCGAGGAGCTGGTAGGCCCTTATGCCCTGCACGATTTCTTTTTATACTATGCCATCCGCTGGGCCTTTCCGCCCGCCAAGGTCTACCGCCTGGCGCGCTATGCCTTTGCCGGCGCATACGATGGCAAGACCATACTCCACTGGCTGCGCACCTTTTACCGGCGCTTTTTTGCCCAGCAATTTAAGCGCAGCTGCCTGCCGGATGGCCCAAAGGTGGGTTCGGTCACCCTCTCGCCCCGGGGCGATTGGCGCATGCCCAGCGATGCCTGCGCCGCCCTCTGGCTCGATGAATTGGAGCGCTTGACGCCGCAGTAA